The Betta splendens chromosome 2, fBetSpl5.4, whole genome shotgun sequence nucleotide sequence TAATTCAGAAATGCTGACAAAAGGTTGACTACTATTAACTGTAACAACCAGTCACACAAAGCTGCGCTGTGCTGAAGCAGCATGTGGGCTCCTACCTGTACCAGTCACACTCACTGGTTCAGGTACAGATTAGAGCCTGGTATCAGCCTGACCATCAGCAGCATGGTCAGGCTTATGTAATAATGTAGAGATGTActactgtaaaaatgaaaaggcGGCGGTGAGATGACCTGATCTTTAGGAGTGGCTCGACTTGGAGGAGCTGGAAAAGCTTGTTGAGGAACTCTTCAGGATCTGACAGACAGAACAGCATACCAACATTCCTCAGTCAGTCACAGCCAAACAATGGTGGCGAGCGGaagactctcacacacacttacccTTCTCCTGGTTGGTGAAGCCGGTGTTACTATTCGCAGCCTCCAGTAGTCGCCTCAGGGCCATGGTCTTACTGGCACACACGTAGCCAAACCTTACGAACACATAAAACAAATCCCAGCCTGTGAGTTTTCTAGGTTTAGTCAGTGAGTGATGTGCAGACACACCAACGCACACATTTACAGACCTTCGCAGTGGGTTGACAATCTCACAGCGCAGCAAATCCTGAGCCTGAGTGGACTTCTGGTCAATCTTAGGGTCCGAGGGCCAAAACATAACCCAGTCGGCcgtactgcagcaggagaacaggctgcagaggaagagagagatcaGTTACAGACATAAGCAGAGGCCAGTAGTCAAAACTATGCAGTAAACATAGTATCATCTATACACTTAAGGATGTCTCTGAGGGGAGATGTCACACACAGCCCCAGACTTCACCTGAACAGCGTAGCGTCCAAATAGCAGGAGTTGAGGTGACCCTGGATGCCTCGCTTCCAGCCGTGGTAGAGCTCTCTGGCCTCATCCCCTTCAACAGGAGGCGTATGTTCCTCCACACGTTCACTGCCCCACTCTGCAAAGGCTGGGACACACATTCCAAAGGTAAGGATACAGACTTTACACAGTAGTTGTTATAAGATGCAGAAAATCGTTGATTTATGCTTTCAGACACATGCAAATGAGAAAAGAGGCTTTAAGACACCTTTAAGACGACTGTACCTATAGAGTTGCATCGCTCCACTTGGTTGATGGGAGTTTCAGGTGCGGGGAACCTGGAGTCCCTCCTGCAGTTACGCAGCTTGACAAACAGCCCCTTATTCGCTGGACAGCGAAAGTGGCGCTCGCCGAGGTAACTGCCGTCCGTTCCTGCAGACAGCTCCTGGTCCTGGCCAACAGAGGAAATACTATTCATACATCGGGCAAGAGTTATGATAAAAAGCATTTACGTAAGAACACTAACTCTAATTATAGGCCTGTTTTTAATGATATGCACATGATATGATGTAACCAAACTTTTAAAACGAGCTCCTCACCAGTTCGATTCCTGCCACCGGCTCCGTTATCCCACTGATCCTTCCGATCCAGCGGATCACCCCAAGGAGAGGCGGATCGTTCACTTCGACCATGGAGCCGACCTCCAGCCGACCCTCCTCGTCGTTCTCCCTGGCAGCATCCACGCTATCTGGCGACATCAGCGGCGAGGGCGGGCTGTGCACGCCattgctgtgctgcagctgctctgcgaCAGCGGATGAAGGTGGGCTTCTGGGCTTGGGTGGTGGcagggggggaggaggcaggGCCGTTTGGGTCGGCTTTGGTGGCGGCGCCGGTGCCAATTTAAGCGCTTGTTTGGTGGGGGGCATCAGGGCGACCTTGGGAGAAGTTGGAGACGTAGGACCTGGTTTGTTTACAGTAGGCAGGGCGGCCTTCAGGATGGGCTTCGGGTGAGAATGGAATTTTGACTCTgaagacacagaaacaaaacatttttctctCCCATGTTTGCACAGAAAACAGTTGCCTTCATTTCAGGCTGCAAAGCAAGAAAAAGGGACGCTTCTCTCCTATTtgctctctgcagctgcagctactCTGAGCAACTCTACCTGAGGAAACCTTGTTGACTGGCAGCAGCTGTCCGTAGGCAGGGGAAGGAATGTGGCAGAGCTTCTCTCCCTTGTAGTGCCCGTTCCAGTTACCATGCGGAGAATCCTGTCACATACAAGGCAGCACGATGTCAAACAGAAAGAAGCATGAAAGGTCGGCTTCAGTGATTTCCCATCTACATATGTTAAAATAATGCATCTCTCTGGTTCTCAATGGAAAACCCACAGGGGGTAGGTTAAAGACAGGTGGAGCCATGGGCCCTCACACAAGGCAGAAGTAATTTTCACCTTTTGTTCCCTCATACTGCAATAATAAGCCTTGTTTATACTACTGACCCGCTACGCAGTATTTGTAGGCATCCATTGAAGCAAAAATCACAGTTCCACATCCTGTGTTGTACTAACCAGAAGAACTCCGACATACATTCCAGACGAGACGCGTCCAGGCAGGGGACCACAGAAATGCACCTCCCCTCCACGGACAGAGTCCCCGTCAGGAAAACAAACTCGCTGTCCAACAGGGAAAAGAGCAGGTGACGTGGGAGTTTGAGCACTGAATGGCGCCGACTCCGCTGTTCGCGGGATGATACTAGGAGTCAGCTGAGGAGGGCTGCTGGGCCGGTGCTGGTGAGTACTGTGGcgactgtgctgctgcagctgatgaatggGGTGGTCGTTGCTTTGGTGACCATTGCTGctgcggtgctgctgctcccgCTCACGGGATCGCTCGTGTCCGTCTGAGCCGTTGCTGCGAGACCAGTGTCGGATGCGAATTTGATTTACTGGAACGAAAAGGGCACAGGCGTCCGGGCAGGTGAAGAACCGCTGGCCCTTAAAAGAACCATTGCTTATTCCTTTACCCGCAGCTGAACCCTGGGGAACCACAtaacacacatttactgaaaAATTCACTATGCTACAAGTTATAGCACAGTTAGAATTGATTTAATCTTTAAAGAGAGTTTACCTTGAGCTGTACCCCAAAATAAACAGCGTAGCTCCCTCTGGTGAGTGGCCCAAAGTATTTAAGCTCTGCCTCTGCCAGCTCGTTCTGTTGACCTGTTTGGACCCACAGAGGGGCATTCATCGGCAAAGCAGCCAGCTGCTGCAACTTCCCAGGATAGCCTGAAAAATTCACGAGTAAGCACATCTGTACAAAATACAGTTATGTTAATGACCCTACGAAAACTGAAGTTAGCCAGTAAAATTCGGATCTTTGTACTTTTTGCGATATGTGACTTCCAACATGCGTAACACTACTTCTATAAAGATGAATGCAGTACTTAGGAGTTTCAGACGGGCCTCCGGGTCAGGTACAGCCTCCAACAGGCCACTGAACTCACTCGGGATGTCAACCAGAAACCTCCTCTCTATTTTTAGCATGAAGCCATTGTCTAACACCTGTGAGaaacaagaagaaaagcaaatgtGGAAGAGAATCTATTAGATGAGTatgaaggaaagaaaaacagagaacAATAGGGATATTACAAAGACCATCTGAAAAAGGTGACTCAGCAGAGGATGTTCTCATAAAAACTGCACAACAGCACCATAATAAAGCACATTTTGGGATGGCTGAAGTCAAGGGATGGACCACCCAAGTCATACAAACACTGCAAGAAAACAATTCCAAAGGTTTCATTTTAACACATCACCTACTTTCTATTGAAGCAGCAGTAACAGTAACTGACACaataaaaagtgatttattCTTTCACGTCGTAATGGTCATAATAATAACCAAAGTTGCCttgtttatatacatacattatgtTGAAGTCTGCACATGTAATATCTGCTGGTTTGTTCCTTCTAAGAGGCTGTAGTTTAGTTAAAGACAACAGTGGTATAACAGTGAAAACCTCTGTATGAGTAGTTGAACTTAATGAACACCCTCTTGATACGCTTCAGTTGCTTTGTTAAGTTAATTATTGTTTTCAGTAACTACCAACCTAGACGTTTCACAAAGGCCAAAATTACACAttcaaataaaagtaaaagtacataAGTAAAACAATGCAAAAATCCATGAAAACCACAGAAGAGCAgcaaataaacatttgagaACGCTCGATGATGAAATTTGGCCCTCAGGCTTGAAAAAGCCCTGAAACACACCTCTCATATGGGCTTTgaaataaacacagctgcttcTTGCAGTGCAGCAGATAAGCGTCTGTCAAACCCACTTTAAACCCTGACTCATCTCTGTGTGACTTTGTAATAACTTCCTTACTATTACAAAGTCGCCCGAATTGTCTGCAAGCACGTCCTATACGGCAGCGACTCAGCCTGATCATTGTGGACACGATGAACGTAAACACTTGCTAATACCTTGACCCACAGGCTGTCGGCTCTGGGCTTGCCCGAGTCCTGCTCCTGGCAGATGTACCCCTGATGCAGGCGGATGGTACCTTCCAGCTGGTCCTGGACCTTCAGGTCGGTCGAGATCAAGAAGGTTTTGGAGGGGCGGCGCTTCCTGGTCTGCTCGTGAGCCCCTGACATGTTACGGTGTTTTATATGTCGCAGTTTCACAAAGGTATAAAACCCCTCATTtccctacaaaaaataaatttaattatttagaaAAAACCCAAACCAACCGAAATGCTTCATTTTATGTCAATTAGCCACAACGCGAGGTAACGACGGATAAATCCACATTTAAAGCGCCGTCATTCACTTTCAACTAACTTTCGTCGCACGGCATCAATTGGCGTTATTTCCTTTGCGCTTTCTGCGAACAAACCACCTG carries:
- the si:cabz01101003.1 gene encoding ubiquitin carboxyl-terminal hydrolase CYLD isoform X2, encoding MCLLVNFSGYPGKLQQLAALPMNAPLWVQTGQQNELAEAELKYFGPLTRGSYAVYFGVQLKGSAAGKGISNGSFKGQRFFTCPDACALFVPVNQIRIRHWSRSNGSDGHERSREREQQHRSSNGHQSNDHPIHQLQQHSRHSTHQHRPSSPPQLTPSIIPRTAESAPFSAQTPTSPALFPVGQRVCFPDGDSVRGGEVHFCGPLPGRVSSGMYVGVLLDSPHGNWNGHYKGEKLCHIPSPAYGQLLPVNKVSSESKFHSHPKPILKAALPTVNKPGPTSPTSPKVALMPPTKQALKLAPAPPPKPTQTALPPPPLPPPKPRSPPSSAVAEQLQHSNGVHSPPSPLMSPDSVDAARENDEEGRLEVGSMVEVNDPPLLGVIRWIGRISGITEPVAGIELDQELSAGTDGSYLGERHFRCPANKGLFVKLRNCRRDSRFPAPETPINQVERCNSIAFAEWGSERVEEHTPPVEGDEARELYHGWKRGIQGHLNSCYLDATLFSLFSCCSTADWVMFWPSDPKIDQKSTQAQDLLRCEIVNPLRRFGYVCASKTMALRRLLEAANSNTGFTNQEKDPEEFLNKLFQLLQVEPLLKIRSMSQKPQQCHLYQLFPPTLPPSETSPLPHSPVDSPVPLFSPAPNRMRVASVQALLESSFLHAGLKFVEAPSCLLLLMPRFGKDFKMFDAILPTLSLDITDLVDDTLRQCSICQAVAEWECLQCFEDLDITPGRLKQYCNTCNTQVHSHKKRTSHSPVNIGVPGGPWTIPLHCTRQRMSLFAVTCIETSHYVSFVKHGPLSTDWLFFDSMADREGGENGFNIPQVKACPEVGRYLSLSDEELSRVDPCSLREHPRRLLCDSYMCLYHSPELSLYK
- the si:cabz01101003.1 gene encoding ubiquitin carboxyl-terminal hydrolase CYLD isoform X1, with translation MNLGNEGFYTFVKLRHIKHRNMSGAHEQTRKRRPSKTFLISTDLKVQDQLEGTIRLHQGYICQEQDSGKPRADSLWVKVLDNGFMLKIERRFLVDIPSEFSGLLEAVPDPEARLKLLSYPGKLQQLAALPMNAPLWVQTGQQNELAEAELKYFGPLTRGSYAVYFGVQLKGSAAGKGISNGSFKGQRFFTCPDACALFVPVNQIRIRHWSRSNGSDGHERSREREQQHRSSNGHQSNDHPIHQLQQHSRHSTHQHRPSSPPQLTPSIIPRTAESAPFSAQTPTSPALFPVGQRVCFPDGDSVRGGEVHFCGPLPGRVSSGMYVGVLLDSPHGNWNGHYKGEKLCHIPSPAYGQLLPVNKVSSESKFHSHPKPILKAALPTVNKPGPTSPTSPKVALMPPTKQALKLAPAPPPKPTQTALPPPPLPPPKPRSPPSSAVAEQLQHSNGVHSPPSPLMSPDSVDAARENDEEGRLEVGSMVEVNDPPLLGVIRWIGRISGITEPVAGIELDQELSAGTDGSYLGERHFRCPANKGLFVKLRNCRRDSRFPAPETPINQVERCNSIAFAEWGSERVEEHTPPVEGDEARELYHGWKRGIQGHLNSCYLDATLFSLFSCCSTADWVMFWPSDPKIDQKSTQAQDLLRCEIVNPLRRFGYVCASKTMALRRLLEAANSNTGFTNQEKDPEEFLNKLFQLLQVEPLLKIRSMSQKPQQCHLYQLFPPTLPPSETSPLPHSPVDSPVPLFSPAPNRMRVASVQALLESSFLHAGLKFVEAPSCLLLLMPRFGKDFKMFDAILPTLSLDITDLVDDTLRQCSICQAVAEWECLQCFEDLDITPGRLKQYCNTCNTQVHSHKKRTSHSPVNIGVPGGPWTIPLHCTRQRMSLFAVTCIETSHYVSFVKHGPLSTDWLFFDSMADREGGENGFNIPQVKACPEVGRYLSLSDEELSRVDPCSLREHPRRLLCDSYMCLYHSPELSLYK